The following coding sequences lie in one Silene latifolia isolate original U9 population chromosome 5, ASM4854445v1, whole genome shotgun sequence genomic window:
- the LOC141656696 gene encoding uncharacterized protein LOC141656696, protein MECNKDEAIRAKEIAVRKFTDKDYLGAKKFALKAQALYPGLEGISQMLITLDVYISAENKVHGETDLYGLLGVQPLADDETIKKQYRKLVLQLHPDKNKSIGAEGAFQFVTEAFNCLSDKVKRSAYNTKRLLQMAPKVPSYSSVPIGASGSKPTSGRTVDQKASAGLNVPLPSVVNGSHKRAGSASGKSQKGATQKKSSHVQSFFKKGDTFWTVCARCRMQYEYMRIYLGQMLKCPGCEQGFLASEVPPPSNVTPIRPDKQSRGSHSNSKPRFPKGSKISGDASARWSPLSGTTAFISKSTSASQPTKGSLKREREEAHANSDFVSKGEGPAKKIRKTNGSLSQNGIGNMDIGLGNGYGSNAFQGNNVKANVNKELSAVDAKKMVSEKALVDMREKVRNWKLDGEKAKVKQSERKKSNPGSHKNNNNNSDSHIGSKLKTISEAPEFSVPDPDFHVFDNDRLENCFKENQVWAAYDNDDGMPRFYALIQEVTSVGGFKMRISWLNSRSNTEFGALDWVGRGFRKTCGDFWVGKHEDNDRINSFSHKVKWDKGPRGVIQIYPREGEIWALYRNWSPDWNLNTSIEVRHAYEMVEVVQDYKEEEGVYVAPITKAPGFRTVYCEQPDPKVLTHIPKEEMFRFSHQVPHHILTGSEKPNAPKGFVELDPAATPAHLLHMTMTTIDEQPQVHHEMGKAQLSRPSIDLIEVDEVKPVA, encoded by the coding sequence ATGGAGTGCAATAAAGACGAAGCTATCAGAGCTAAGGAGATTGCTGTGAGGAAATTTACAGATAAAGATTATTTAGGTGCAAAGAAATTTGCTCTAAAGGCTCAAGCTCTCTATCCCGGGCTTGAGGGCATTTCACAGATGTTGATCACCCTTGATGTTTACATATCAGCCGAGAATAAAGTGCATGGAGAAACCGACTTGTATGGACTACTCGGTGTTCAACCATTAGCTGATGACGAAACCATTAAGAAGCAGTACCGAAAGCTAGTACTTCAGCTTCATCCTGATAAAAATAAGTCTATAGGTGCTGAAGGTGCTTTTCAATTTGTCACAGAAGCTTTCAATTGTTTATCTGATAAAGTTAAGAGATCAGCGTATAATACAAAGCGGCTTCTTCAAATGGCACCCAAGGTTCCTTCCTACTCTAGTGTTCCAATTGGGGCATCAGGGAGCAAACCCACTTCCGGCAGAACAGTTGATCAGAAGGCTTCAGCCGGACTTAATGTACCGCTTCCGTCTGTGGTTAATGGGTCTCATAAACGTGCTGGCTCGGCTAGTGGAAAGTCACAGAAGGGTGCGACTCAGAAAAAATCTTCGCACGTGCAATCATTTTTCAAGAAAGGGGATACTTTTTGGACGGTCTGCGCTAGATGTAGGATGCAGTATGAGTACATGCGAATCTATCTCGGCCAGATGCTCAAATGTCCTGGTTGTGAGCAGGGGTTTTTAGCTTCAGAAGTCCCGCCACCTTCAAATGTGACCCCAATTCGACCAGATAAACAGTCTCGGGGGTCACATTCGAATTCCAAACCCCGTTTTCCCAAGGGGAGTAAAATAAGTGGTGATGCAAGTGCTCGTTGGAGTCCTTTATCAGGGACAACAGCTTTTATCTCAAAATCCACCTCAGCTAGCCAACCAACAAAGGGGAGTCTAAAGAGAGAGCGTGAGGAGGCACATGCCAATTCAGACTTTGTTTCAAAAGGAGAGGGTCCTgcgaaaaagataaggaaaacaAATGGCAGTCTAAGTCAAAATGGGATCGGAAACATGGATATTGGGTTAGGAAATGGTTATGGATCAAATGCTTTTCAAGGGAACAATGTGAAGGCTAATGTTAACAAAGAGTTATCAGCAGTAGATGCCAAAAAAATGGTATCGGAGAAAGCACTGGTGGATATGCGTGAGAAAGTAAGGAACTGGAAATTGGACGGAGAGAAAGCGAAAGTCAAACAAAGTGAGAGAAAGAAGTCGAATCCAGGAAGCCataagaacaataacaataattctgACTCTCACATAGGATCCAAGTTGAAGACGATATCTGAGGCTCCTGAGTTCAGTGTTCCTGACCCAGATTTCCATGTTTTTGATAATGATAGATTGGAAAATTGCTTCAAAGAAAACCAGGTTTGGGCTGCATATGATAACGATGACGGGATGCCTCGTTTTTATGCCTTGATTCAAGAGGTCACCTCAGTGGGCGGATTTAAGATGAGAATTAGTTGGCTCAACTCAAGAAGCAATACCGAATTTGGTGCCTTGGATTGGGTGGGTCGTGGCTTTAGGAAAACTTGCGGGGATTTCTGGGTTGGGAAGCATGAAGATAATGATCGCATAAATTCCTTCTCCCACAAAGTGAAGTGGGATAAAGGACCGCGTGGAGTTATTCAGATATATCCCCGAGAAGGGGAGATTTGGGCACTATATCGGAACTGGTCTCCCGATTGGAATCTGAATACCTCGATTGAAGTCCGACATGCCTATGAAATGGTGGAAGTGGTTCAGGACTATAAAGAAGAAGAGGGAGTGTACGTGGCTCCTATAACCAAGGCTCCTGGTTTTCGAACCGTTTACTGTGAGCAACCTGACCCAAAGGTGTTAACCCATATTCCAAAGGAAGAGATGTTCCGGTTTTCTCATCAAGTTCCCCATCACATTCTCACTGGTAGTGAAAAGCCGAATGCTCCCAAGGGTTTTGTGGAACTTGACCCGGCAGCTACTCCGGCTCATCTCCTCCATATGACAATGACGACAATTGACGAGCAACCTCAAGTACATCATGAAATGGGTAAAGCGCAACTTAGCCGTCCATCAATAGATCTCATAGAAGTAGATGAAGTAAAACCAGTGGCCTGA